Proteins encoded together in one Candidatus Woesearchaeota archaeon window:
- a CDS encoding PAC2 family protein codes for MDIRLRKKPKGATLIEGFPGFGLVGTIVTEYLLEHLPCEQIGELMYDELPATVAIHKGKLVHPMGVFYNKKYNVVILHAILDIRGHEWAIAQAVEKLVKTLEVKEILSIEGVTGDGSDELFCFQNKKFETLGAKPVEESVIIGVTAALLLRQKKMSCLFAQTHSNMPDSRAAAKIIELLDKYLGFKLDTKPLLMQAEIFEAKVKDLMQKANKTTDEVDKKQMSYLG; via the coding sequence ATGGATATTAGATTACGAAAGAAACCAAAAGGTGCAACACTTATTGAAGGATTTCCCGGATTTGGCTTGGTAGGTACGATAGTTACCGAGTATTTACTTGAACATTTGCCATGTGAACAAATTGGAGAATTAATGTATGATGAATTACCTGCAACTGTTGCCATACACAAAGGCAAACTTGTTCATCCTATGGGCGTATTTTATAATAAAAAATATAATGTGGTTATATTACATGCAATCTTAGATATTCGTGGACATGAATGGGCTATTGCACAAGCAGTTGAAAAACTAGTTAAAACATTAGAAGTAAAAGAAATTCTTTCAATTGAAGGTGTAACTGGAGACGGAAGTGATGAACTTTTTTGTTTTCAAAATAAAAAATTTGAAACACTTGGTGCAAAGCCAGTGGAAGAATCAGTTATTATTGGTGTAACTGCAGCACTTCTTCTTCGACAGAAAAAAATGAGTTGCTTATTTGCTCAAACCCATTCGAACATGCCTGATAGTAGGGCTGCAGCAAAAATAATTGAATTATTGGATAAATATTTAGGATTTAAACTAGATACCAAACCACTACTTATGCAAGCAGAAATTTTTGAAGCAAAAGTAAAAGATCTTATGCAAAAAGCAAATAAAACAACAGATGAAGTTGATAAAAAACAAATGAGTTATTTAGGATAA
- a CDS encoding 30S ribosomal protein S6e (the function of this ribosomal subunit is unknown): protein MAEIKVNIGDAKSKKTYNKTLSEEQLTPFIGKKIGDKVGGEALDLAGYEFEIRGGSDSAGFPMRKDVQGSARKKILIVGGVGMRNQHRKGLKLRKMVAGNTIYEKTAQINLAVTKHGKGPIQPVAEVPATEDEEKKAE from the coding sequence ATGGCTGAAATTAAAGTTAACATTGGGGACGCTAAGTCCAAAAAAACATATAATAAAACGCTTTCTGAAGAGCAATTAACACCTTTTATTGGCAAGAAAATCGGCGATAAAGTCGGTGGTGAAGCACTCGATCTCGCAGGCTACGAATTTGAAATTCGCGGGGGTAGCGATAGTGCTGGTTTTCCTATGCGAAAAGATGTGCAAGGTTCTGCTCGAAAAAAAATTTTAATTGTTGGTGGCGTTGGTATGCGTAATCAACATAGAAAAGGTCTTAAGCTTCGTAAAATGGTTGCGGGAAATACTATTTATGAAAAAACCGCTCAAATTAATCTTGCGGTAACTAAGCATGGCAAAGGTCCTATCCAGCCAGTCGCAGAAGTTCCAGCAACAGAAGACGAAGAAAAGAAAGCAGAATAA
- a CDS encoding ferritin, which translates to MATIEEREKLNALTQDLTRAIDSLREEMEAVDYYNQRADACTDPELKKILQHNADEEKEHAAMLIEWIRQHDEVFSKEAKDYIFSDKKDIASHEHQ; encoded by the coding sequence ATGGCAACAATAGAAGAACGAGAAAAACTAAATGCATTAACCCAAGACTTGACGCGAGCAATAGACTCGCTAAGAGAAGAAATGGAGGCAGTTGATTACTATAATCAGCGAGCGGATGCATGTACTGACCCGGAACTAAAAAAAATTTTGCAACATAATGCAGATGAAGAAAAAGAACATGCAGCTATGCTTATTGAATGGATACGACAACACGATGAGGTATTCTCAAAAGAAGCAAAAGACTATATCTTCTCAGACAAAAAAGATATTGCAAGTCATGAGCATCAATAA